Proteins from one methanogenic archaeon mixed culture ISO4-G1 genomic window:
- a CDS encoding iron ABC transporter ATP-binding protein: MKLKVNDVCFNYGSKDTLKNVTFEACEGKIVGILGQNGCGKTTLLRCIDRMLKPKNGCVIIESPSEDIFDKRTTVDDKENVNINYLSRKELARGVAVVSQSAYVSFPFTAFDAVMMGRYARLSGSLEKDRAAVIDAMKRSGSIEFADRAVNQLSGGELRRVMIARALAQEPNVLLLDEPTLHLDVNHQFDLMNLITELKATTKMTIVIVTHDLMYAARYCDQIILMEKGEIVDAGMTMDVLTKENIRRIFDIDAIVEFDPRVNAPNVVMIGR; this comes from the coding sequence ATGAAATTGAAAGTCAATGACGTTTGTTTCAACTATGGGAGCAAGGACACCCTGAAGAATGTAACCTTCGAGGCCTGCGAGGGAAAAATAGTGGGGATCCTCGGACAGAACGGCTGCGGCAAAACAACGTTACTCAGATGCATCGACAGGATGCTGAAACCGAAGAACGGATGCGTCATCATAGAGTCTCCCTCGGAAGACATCTTCGACAAGAGGACGACGGTCGATGACAAAGAGAATGTGAACATAAACTACCTTAGCAGGAAAGAACTTGCCAGAGGTGTGGCCGTTGTTTCTCAGAGTGCCTATGTGTCGTTCCCGTTCACCGCTTTTGACGCTGTGATGATGGGGCGCTATGCGAGATTGTCCGGTAGCCTGGAAAAGGACAGGGCTGCGGTGATAGATGCGATGAAGCGCTCCGGATCCATTGAGTTCGCGGACAGAGCCGTGAATCAGTTGAGTGGAGGAGAGCTCAGAAGGGTCATGATCGCAAGAGCATTGGCACAGGAGCCTAACGTACTCCTTCTGGATGAACCCACTCTACATCTGGATGTAAACCATCAGTTCGATCTGATGAATCTGATCACAGAGTTGAAGGCAACGACCAAGATGACGATCGTCATAGTCACCCACGATCTGATGTACGCGGCACGTTACTGCGATCAGATCATACTGATGGAGAAAGGTGAGATTGTGGACGCAGGTATGACCATGGATGTCCTCACCAAAGAGAACATCAGACGTATCTTCGACATAGATGCGATCGTTGAATTCGACCCAAGAGTCAATGCACCCAACGTTGTCATGATCGGCAGATGA
- a CDS encoding iron ABC transporter permease protein produces the protein MMNDDAALLKTLEKRDERSFLIMVTLCISIVVLFVVCLMFGAASYTIEDVLAVFRGEGDWGITYIVYNLRIPREICALVVGAGLSIAGVGMQAMFRNPMASPSVLGLSSGASFGACLALAFGIGSFLGGYPVPIMAFIFCFVTMFLVYGLATTRYGTPVTLLLLSGIAVGALFSGMTSFVEYIVESDVLQGIVFWTMGGFSRCFWSQVSMGCPIIILGILMIAVCHRELNLISLGEEQAESLGVNIRRTRFMLLIGTSLAVGGSVAISGVIGFVGLIIPHVCRALCGPNHKMLIPMSILVGAVFMILMDTLAKTIMAPAEMPVGILTSLLGAPFFIYIMRKKRAEFWG, from the coding sequence ATGATGAATGATGACGCCGCACTCCTAAAGACACTGGAAAAGAGGGACGAAAGATCCTTCCTGATAATGGTGACACTCTGCATATCCATTGTCGTCTTATTCGTGGTTTGTCTTATGTTCGGTGCCGCCTCCTACACTATCGAGGATGTTCTGGCGGTATTCAGAGGAGAAGGCGATTGGGGGATCACATACATCGTATACAACCTGCGTATCCCCCGTGAGATCTGCGCCCTGGTCGTAGGTGCAGGACTCTCAATCGCCGGAGTCGGTATGCAAGCGATGTTCAGGAACCCGATGGCGTCGCCATCCGTTCTTGGATTGTCGTCCGGTGCATCATTCGGTGCATGTCTGGCACTTGCTTTTGGAATCGGTTCCTTCCTCGGAGGATACCCCGTGCCCATCATGGCATTCATCTTCTGTTTCGTGACCATGTTCCTGGTATACGGCCTGGCAACCACCAGATACGGAACTCCTGTGACACTGTTGCTTCTCTCGGGAATCGCCGTAGGTGCACTATTCAGTGGAATGACCTCTTTCGTGGAGTACATCGTCGAATCCGATGTCCTTCAGGGGATCGTGTTCTGGACCATGGGCGGTTTCAGCAGATGCTTCTGGTCCCAGGTTTCCATGGGCTGTCCGATTATCATCTTGGGAATCCTAATGATCGCTGTCTGCCACAGGGAACTCAATCTCATCTCTCTCGGAGAGGAACAGGCTGAATCTCTTGGGGTCAACATACGCCGTACCCGTTTCATGTTGCTCATCGGAACATCACTGGCTGTGGGCGGATCGGTAGCCATATCCGGAGTCATCGGATTCGTCGGACTCATCATCCCGCATGTTTGCCGTGCACTCTGCGGACCTAACCACAAGATGCTGATACCGATGAGCATACTTGTCGGTGCAGTATTCATGATTCTCATGGATACCCTTGCAAAGACGATCATGGCTCCAGCTGAGATGCCTGTCGGTATATTGACCTCGCTATTGGGTGCGCCATTCTTCATCTACATCATGAGAAAGAAGAGAGCAGAGTTCTGGGGATGA
- a CDS encoding 4Fe-4S binding domain-containing protein yields the protein MAKTIAIDESRCNGCGLCVEACHEGALALIDGKARLVKPNYCDGMGDCLPACPQGAISFKDDNPKLNAPRPQGALSAKKEDPKLRQPESQSALPGKQEDPKIGAPAAKPLISSGSNLMAVPGEQWPIQLALVSSKSDFLKGRLVIAADCTAFKVGNFRERFVNGDPIVIGCPKLDERERFDKFTEIFANNQINSVEVVRMEVPCCSALTRLVASAVDASGKDIQVKETVIARDGRILS from the coding sequence ATGGCCAAAACTATTGCAATCGACGAATCTAGGTGTAACGGGTGCGGATTGTGCGTGGAAGCATGTCACGAAGGTGCATTGGCATTGATCGACGGGAAGGCCAGACTTGTCAAACCTAATTACTGTGACGGCATGGGTGACTGCCTGCCGGCATGCCCTCAGGGTGCGATCTCATTCAAGGATGATAATCCGAAACTCAACGCACCGAGACCGCAGGGGGCATTGTCCGCCAAGAAGGAGGATCCGAAGCTCAGGCAGCCGGAGTCCCAATCGGCGCTGCCCGGAAAGCAGGAGGATCCCAAGATCGGGGCACCGGCCGCCAAGCCCCTGATCTCCTCAGGATCCAATCTCATGGCGGTCCCGGGAGAACAGTGGCCGATACAGCTGGCACTCGTGTCTTCCAAGTCGGATTTCTTGAAAGGGAGGCTGGTTATCGCGGCGGATTGTACCGCATTCAAGGTCGGGAACTTCAGGGAGCGGTTCGTCAACGGGGATCCGATCGTAATCGGCTGCCCCAAGCTCGACGAGAGGGAGAGGTTCGACAAGTTCACGGAGATTTTTGCCAACAACCAGATCAATTCCGTCGAGGTCGTGAGGATGGAGGTGCCCTGCTGCAGTGCACTGACGAGGCTGGTCGCATCGGCGGTAGACGCGTCAGGGAAGGACATCCAGGTGAAGGAGACAGTCATCGCCCGCGACGGAAGGATCCTGTCCTGA
- a CDS encoding iron ABC transporter substrate-binding protein: protein MDKKVLAIGVVAILLVAGAAIFFMLPKEQKAEYDPAKGWYSWDPYVGDYGTSEMTSSPNLLKATEKLYTTVYTDLPDYSKYTKVPDDFLKFDSRVSETSDSITVTSFIRKETKGTDYEEVQVTIPKGKNYHLVTVASTAALIKQMLETSLSPAEAEAKTWEYIYGLDKSAFPGASSDINKNYGMTIPEGVKSVSSTYNPVSKLDEYTGYVADACATEDDVFVLLCSGNFGASYADMQPFLDMLNAANPGKAYLVALYSTDLSDVFASIEIIGSIFDKKSAADDLIDDIRLHFYAMHQESSKLNKNYKVYVESTSGQGAGTGSIINDVVTSVLSLKNICKHEQWVKISDEIVIDEQPKVIIFQSSDKRTMDERMRVGYIPGQTETA, encoded by the coding sequence ATGGATAAAAAAGTATTAGCGATAGGTGTTGTCGCTATCCTTCTGGTCGCTGGAGCAGCTATTTTCTTCATGCTCCCCAAGGAACAGAAGGCCGAGTATGATCCCGCTAAAGGATGGTATTCCTGGGACCCGTACGTCGGAGATTACGGCACATCTGAGATGACCTCATCCCCTAACCTTCTGAAAGCCACTGAGAAGTTGTATACAACGGTATACACTGACCTCCCGGACTATTCCAAGTACACGAAGGTTCCTGACGACTTCCTCAAATTCGATTCCAGAGTATCTGAAACCAGTGATTCCATCACGGTTACCAGTTTCATCAGAAAAGAGACGAAGGGAACGGACTACGAGGAAGTCCAGGTGACAATCCCCAAGGGAAAGAACTATCACCTCGTCACGGTCGCATCCACAGCTGCCCTCATCAAACAGATGCTGGAGACCAGCCTGTCCCCTGCCGAGGCAGAGGCGAAGACATGGGAATACATCTATGGACTGGACAAGTCCGCATTCCCCGGTGCATCGTCCGATATTAACAAGAACTACGGAATGACCATTCCTGAAGGAGTAAAGAGTGTCTCGAGCACATACAACCCCGTCAGCAAGCTGGATGAATACACTGGATATGTGGCTGATGCCTGTGCAACAGAGGATGATGTTTTCGTTCTCCTTTGCAGCGGTAACTTCGGAGCTAGCTATGCAGACATGCAGCCTTTCCTCGACATGCTCAACGCGGCGAATCCCGGAAAGGCATACCTTGTCGCACTGTACTCCACCGACCTCAGCGATGTTTTCGCATCCATTGAGATCATCGGATCCATCTTCGACAAGAAATCCGCAGCAGACGATCTAATCGACGACATCCGCCTGCACTTCTACGCTATGCACCAGGAGTCGTCCAAACTGAACAAGAACTACAAGGTGTACGTAGAGAGCACATCTGGCCAGGGAGCCGGAACCGGATCCATCATCAACGACGTCGTCACCAGCGTCCTGAGCCTGAAGAACATCTGCAAGCACGAGCAGTGGGTCAAGATCAGCGATGAAATCGTTATCGATGAACAGCCAAAAGTCATCATCTTCCAGTCATCGGACAAGAGGACCATGGATGAGAGGATGAGAGTTGGCTACATCCCCGGACAGACAGAAACAGCTTGA
- a CDS encoding iron ABC transporter substrate-binding protein, which translates to MSRTTIIAVTIIAVIAVAAIAIWGTQGSQSPDEESTIEFVDSGGNTIKLNGPVDSVVSINTLPAIAMKILDLQDKVDEILFYKTENRYQYFHDAGFNNISSDTPFYSTLTTADYFVENNMKVLLAPTTASPLSATLENSCKEYGITIIKLDCFGETMIEDMEKLVKMFGNPEKSVKALNDYKALRNGVIDDVLSKCSPSDDNLFLFEMMGISAFYNENGELSKAVEKIYGKNAVRFMDLTPTEKVTTTAKGDGPKESLTVIDGKTPITILFLRASAGDDADTIASKWNSNVVKDYNLSYLKDDSVFCIDSEIVTGTMDYIGYVAMAQACGVDTGYSLTELASQYEELYGFPKEIENNLWQLQFDTDGKLIAVVDYDAA; encoded by the coding sequence ATGTCAAGAACCACAATCATCGCGGTGACAATCATTGCTGTCATCGCAGTCGCAGCAATAGCCATCTGGGGCACCCAGGGTAGCCAGTCTCCCGATGAGGAATCGACGATCGAATTCGTGGATTCCGGAGGGAATACAATCAAGCTCAATGGACCGGTAGATTCGGTCGTCAGCATAAACACGCTTCCGGCCATCGCCATGAAGATCCTCGACCTGCAGGACAAGGTGGACGAGATCCTCTTCTACAAGACGGAAAACAGATACCAGTACTTCCATGATGCTGGGTTCAACAACATCTCTTCTGACACACCATTCTATTCCACGCTCACCACAGCGGATTACTTCGTTGAGAACAACATGAAGGTCCTGCTCGCCCCCACAACCGCAAGTCCCCTGTCAGCCACGCTCGAGAACTCCTGCAAGGAGTATGGCATCACGATAATCAAACTCGACTGTTTCGGAGAGACCATGATCGAGGACATGGAGAAACTCGTGAAGATGTTCGGAAATCCGGAGAAATCCGTCAAGGCCCTCAACGACTACAAGGCCCTCAGGAACGGCGTCATCGACGATGTCCTCAGCAAATGCTCCCCCAGCGACGACAATCTGTTCCTCTTCGAAATGATGGGCATCTCCGCATTCTACAACGAGAACGGGGAACTCAGCAAGGCGGTGGAGAAGATCTACGGAAAGAACGCGGTCAGGTTTATGGACCTAACACCCACCGAGAAGGTTACCACGACCGCCAAGGGTGACGGTCCTAAGGAGAGTCTCACCGTCATCGACGGCAAGACCCCCATCACAATTCTGTTCCTGAGAGCTTCAGCGGGAGACGACGCCGATACCATCGCAAGCAAATGGAACAGCAACGTTGTCAAGGACTACAACCTAAGCTATCTGAAGGATGATTCCGTATTCTGCATAGACAGTGAGATCGTAACGGGAACCATGGACTACATCGGATACGTGGCCATGGCACAGGCATGCGGTGTCGACACCGGTTACAGCCTGACCGAACTGGCATCCCAGTACGAAGAGCTCTATGGATTCCCCAAGGAGATAGAGAACAACCTGTGGCAGCTCCAGTTCGACACCGACGGGAAACTGATCGCGGTCGTCGACTACGACGCTGCTTGA
- a CDS encoding MFS transporter, with protein sequence MPDVIKGEDMDAAIKKRLPGLFLLSFSTYIVCVPAAFTQIISFDLMLDLNSFPGNDYAWTFPAFVAGECASMGLCASTLDRYGRKIPYLIGSLLFIASSAACALSTEMMPFILFRGVEGFGAGIIIVTCIAQIFFDVENPKLRYMANGIMSLGFGGGMLTGIFAGRAVMGVIDWPVAFWIFAILQALVMYPSLEILSNGRKSTLKVNPPAAIIITVWAGLFVFFLQKMYLDWSIADPMAQMCLGLLVMLFLAFLLIEVHDPESMFHRKVKNAKLTAASLIFIVLLGVIDMGAVGFMVKIAFFTYQMSVMEAAPFFIILVCGAAVTAICISKMIDRTGHLVWLLLSAVLSPIALLSMVFVTEDDPSFLYALHLFVLGLAIGCLVSMLNATIQNRTNEDNNGAMMSFAIMVRTLSLWLGYNFYQLMADLYMKERIGATVDHWNSIMPVQLPSDSSIANLLVTPLNDFIRAIPGLTDEIATFFAEGVGVGFTYGAIAFVVVAVPVALLLVRGEKEI encoded by the coding sequence TTGCCAGACGTTATTAAAGGCGAGGACATGGACGCAGCTATAAAGAAGAGATTGCCGGGATTGTTCCTGTTATCCTTCAGTACATATATCGTCTGTGTACCCGCCGCATTCACCCAGATCATATCGTTCGATCTGATGCTGGACCTGAACTCGTTCCCCGGAAACGATTATGCGTGGACGTTCCCCGCTTTCGTCGCAGGGGAATGCGCATCCATGGGTCTGTGCGCGAGTACCCTGGACAGGTACGGCAGGAAGATACCATACCTGATAGGTTCCCTCCTGTTCATCGCATCCTCGGCGGCCTGTGCGCTCTCCACGGAGATGATGCCGTTCATCCTGTTCCGTGGGGTCGAGGGATTCGGTGCAGGGATAATCATCGTCACATGCATCGCCCAGATATTCTTCGACGTGGAGAACCCGAAGCTCCGTTACATGGCCAACGGGATAATGTCCCTCGGATTCGGAGGCGGTATGCTCACAGGGATATTCGCCGGCAGGGCCGTGATGGGCGTCATCGATTGGCCGGTGGCGTTCTGGATATTCGCGATCCTCCAGGCGCTCGTGATGTATCCGTCCCTGGAGATCCTTTCCAACGGCAGGAAGAGCACCCTGAAGGTCAATCCGCCGGCGGCAATCATCATTACCGTATGGGCGGGCCTGTTCGTGTTCTTCCTTCAGAAGATGTATCTCGACTGGAGCATCGCCGACCCGATGGCCCAGATGTGCCTGGGACTCCTGGTGATGCTGTTCCTTGCATTCCTTCTGATCGAGGTCCATGATCCGGAATCGATGTTCCACAGGAAGGTCAAGAACGCCAAGCTGACCGCCGCCTCCCTGATATTCATCGTACTGCTGGGCGTCATTGACATGGGTGCCGTCGGATTCATGGTCAAGATAGCATTCTTCACGTATCAGATGTCAGTGATGGAGGCTGCCCCCTTCTTCATCATCTTGGTATGCGGGGCGGCCGTGACGGCCATATGCATATCGAAGATGATAGACAGGACCGGACATCTGGTATGGCTCCTGCTGAGCGCGGTGCTGTCGCCGATAGCGCTGCTATCGATGGTATTCGTCACCGAGGACGACCCTTCGTTCCTGTACGCACTTCACCTGTTCGTGCTTGGCCTTGCGATCGGATGCCTGGTCTCGATGCTGAACGCGACCATCCAGAACAGGACCAACGAGGACAACAACGGTGCGATGATGTCCTTCGCGATCATGGTACGTACCCTGTCGCTGTGGCTGGGATACAACTTCTACCAGCTGATGGCCGATCTCTACATGAAAGAGAGGATAGGCGCCACGGTCGACCATTGGAATTCCATCATGCCCGTGCAGCTGCCTTCGGACAGTTCCATAGCCAACCTCCTGGTCACGCCGCTCAACGATTTCATCAGGGCGATCCCGGGCCTCACCGATGAGATCGCCACTTTCTTCGCGGAGGGTGTCGGGGTAGGATTCACATACGGTGCGATAGCGTTCGTGGTGGTGGCGGTGCCTGTGGCATTGTTACTTGTAAGGGGGGAGAAGGAGATATGA
- a CDS encoding cobaltochelatase subunit — MEKLLFPFVSIVAQEDMKRALLLNMVDPGIGGALIKGEKGTAKSTTVRSLAQILPFRTTVEGCVFNCDPSRPDMLCPYCAEKLAKGIELKSKPMQMRVVELPLSATEDRVAGTLDIEHVLKTGEKKFEPGVLAQANGNLLYVDEVNLLDDHIVDLLLDSAAMGVNYIEREGVSFSHPSRFILVGTMNPEEGELRPQLLDRFGLSVDVKGDKDMDMRMEVVKRRVAFDSDPVGYTKACQAETDAMREKVTKAREILPKVATDDAIIKAIVSITTSFGIDGHRADITMMKAAKANAALDGRTNVTKDDIRAVAALVLSHRMRRRPFEEAAFDTEELERCLQSI; from the coding sequence ATGGAGAAACTTCTGTTCCCATTCGTATCGATTGTAGCTCAGGAAGACATGAAGAGGGCATTGCTCCTCAACATGGTGGACCCCGGGATCGGCGGTGCACTGATCAAAGGAGAGAAAGGAACCGCCAAATCCACGACGGTCCGTTCGCTCGCCCAGATCCTCCCGTTCAGGACAACGGTCGAGGGCTGCGTCTTCAACTGCGACCCGTCAAGGCCGGATATGCTCTGCCCATACTGCGCGGAGAAACTGGCGAAAGGGATCGAACTGAAATCCAAGCCCATGCAGATGAGGGTGGTGGAGCTGCCGCTCAGCGCCACCGAGGACCGTGTGGCCGGAACTCTAGATATAGAGCACGTGCTGAAGACCGGTGAGAAGAAGTTCGAACCCGGTGTCCTGGCACAGGCCAACGGAAATCTCCTGTACGTTGATGAGGTCAACCTGTTGGACGATCATATCGTCGACCTCCTGCTCGACTCCGCAGCCATGGGAGTCAACTACATCGAGAGGGAGGGGGTGTCATTCTCCCACCCGTCACGTTTCATTCTCGTGGGAACGATGAACCCCGAAGAGGGAGAGCTCAGGCCCCAGCTCCTGGACAGGTTCGGACTGTCCGTGGATGTAAAGGGGGACAAGGACATGGACATGCGCATGGAGGTCGTCAAGAGGAGGGTCGCGTTCGACAGCGACCCCGTAGGATACACCAAGGCCTGCCAGGCGGAGACCGATGCCATGCGCGAGAAGGTCACCAAGGCCCGCGAGATCCTCCCCAAGGTCGCCACCGACGATGCAATAATCAAAGCGATCGTGTCCATCACCACATCTTTTGGTATAGACGGCCACAGGGCCGACATCACCATGATGAAGGCCGCCAAGGCCAATGCGGCACTGGACGGCAGGACAAATGTCACCAAGGATGACATCAGGGCCGTCGCGGCACTCGTCCTGTCCCACCGCATGAGGCGCAGACCCTTCGAGGAGGCCGCCTTCGACACCGAGGAGCTCGAGAGATGCCTTCAGTCGATCTGA
- a CDS encoding iron ABC transporter ATP-binding protein: MKLKIEGLAQGYQNKTVIHDIDMEANSGEVVTILGPNGAGKSTLIKTICNVMRPVAGRISIDGRDITDIDRTEYAKIIGYVPQTAVFFGSSSVYDNVLIGRRPYVKWSYSDTDIQMAADAMIRMKVDDLYDRPIHRLSGGQRQRVTLARALAQSPSFYVFDEPTSALDLRNQLDTLKVMRQVISENNACMIIALHDLNLAYRYSDKVLVLKDGTVYAFGDTEDVITPEMIGDVYGVDAEIVEGSKGKFIHSYDSELDGL, translated from the coding sequence ATGAAGCTCAAGATCGAAGGCCTGGCACAGGGATACCAGAACAAGACCGTGATCCACGACATAGACATGGAGGCGAACTCCGGAGAGGTCGTCACCATCCTAGGACCCAACGGTGCCGGGAAATCCACACTTATCAAGACGATCTGCAACGTGATGAGGCCCGTTGCCGGGAGGATAAGCATCGACGGCAGGGACATAACCGACATCGACAGGACGGAATACGCCAAAATCATCGGATACGTCCCCCAGACCGCCGTCTTCTTCGGAAGTTCGAGCGTGTACGACAACGTCCTCATCGGGCGCAGACCGTACGTCAAGTGGTCGTACAGCGACACGGACATCCAGATGGCCGCCGATGCGATGATACGCATGAAGGTCGACGACCTCTACGACAGACCGATCCACAGGCTCTCGGGCGGACAGAGGCAGAGGGTCACGCTCGCACGTGCACTGGCACAGTCCCCCTCGTTCTACGTTTTCGACGAACCCACTAGCGCATTGGACCTCAGGAATCAGCTCGACACCCTCAAGGTCATGCGCCAGGTCATATCGGAGAACAACGCCTGCATGATCATCGCGCTCCACGACCTGAATCTCGCCTACCGCTACTCGGACAAGGTCCTGGTCCTGAAGGACGGGACTGTATACGCGTTCGGTGACACAGAAGATGTCATAACACCCGAGATGATCGGTGACGTCTACGGCGTCGACGCGGAGATCGTCGAGGGAAGCAAGGGAAAGTTCATCCATTCCTATGATTCCGAGCTGGACGGATTGTGA
- a CDS encoding iron ABC transporter permease protein — translation MDGDERRHELTRIIRNDIDTDTFQGKYDAGIRKKILFILSMVAVTIVVAIASICLGATDIPLEDLFRVFFHPLFPDWVPEPSHDYYYNFVYNGRLPRLVLIILTGVSLGAAGMMMQAVLRNPLVSPFTLGVSTAASFGAALAILLGDAILGASAMGTAVDVIGTSFSVSDLFRVVMAFLVALLSIWLVLIMSRRGSSSRSLLILSGVVISYLFQAGIMSSKYFSNDEQLREITLWIMGSMANASWGADLIIFPVVTVCLIFLFKQSMDLNALSAGDEVASSLGVDVDRLRKRTLVLCTLMSAVCLAFTGVIGFIGLMAPHICRMIIGNDARYLMPASTLMGIVVLSISDLFCRLIIRPGELPTGIVLYLIGGLFFIWLVSNRKWGSRL, via the coding sequence ATGGACGGCGATGAACGCAGGCATGAACTGACCCGTATCATCAGGAACGATATCGACACCGATACGTTCCAGGGAAAATACGATGCCGGCATCAGGAAGAAAATATTGTTCATCCTGTCCATGGTGGCCGTTACCATCGTCGTGGCGATAGCATCCATATGCCTCGGGGCGACGGATATCCCCCTCGAGGACCTTTTCCGTGTGTTCTTCCATCCGCTGTTCCCGGACTGGGTACCGGAACCGTCCCATGACTACTACTACAACTTCGTTTACAACGGAAGGCTGCCCAGACTCGTTCTGATAATACTTACCGGAGTGAGCCTGGGGGCAGCGGGAATGATGATGCAGGCTGTCCTGCGTAACCCGCTCGTGAGCCCGTTCACTCTCGGTGTATCCACCGCGGCATCATTCGGTGCCGCGCTTGCAATCCTGCTCGGGGACGCCATCCTCGGCGCATCCGCCATGGGCACGGCCGTCGATGTCATAGGTACATCGTTCTCGGTCAGCGACCTCTTCAGGGTCGTGATGGCCTTCCTAGTGGCCCTGCTGAGCATCTGGCTGGTCCTGATCATGTCCAGGAGAGGGTCATCATCCAGATCCCTTCTGATCCTTTCCGGGGTGGTCATCAGCTACCTCTTCCAGGCTGGGATAATGTCCAGCAAGTACTTCTCCAACGACGAGCAACTGAGGGAGATCACACTATGGATCATGGGGAGCATGGCCAACGCCTCATGGGGCGCGGACCTGATCATCTTCCCCGTGGTCACAGTATGCCTGATATTCCTGTTCAAGCAATCCATGGACCTTAATGCGCTCTCGGCCGGCGATGAGGTCGCATCGTCCCTGGGAGTGGATGTCGACAGGCTCAGGAAGAGAACATTGGTGCTGTGCACGCTGATGTCTGCGGTGTGCCTCGCATTCACCGGCGTGATCGGATTCATCGGACTGATGGCCCCCCACATCTGCAGGATGATCATAGGGAACGATGCGAGATACCTCATGCCCGCATCGACATTGATGGGAATCGTGGTGCTGTCGATATCGGACCTGTTCTGCAGGCTCATCATACGTCCCGGGGAACTCCCCACAGGTATCGTGCTGTATCTGATCGGAGGTCTGTTCTTCATCTGGCTGGTCAGCAACAGGAAATGGGGGTCAAGACTATGA